GTCAATGCCGGCCAGCTTGCCGTCTACGACGCGATTGACCCGGAGTTGCGCGAGGCCTGCGAGGACGTGGTGCTGAACCGCCGTCCGGATGCGACCGAGCGCCTCCTGGAGATCGCCGAGCGCTACCGCGGCCAGGGCGGCGCACAGGGCAAGGAGAAGGACCTCGCCTGGCGGCAATGGCCGGTTGCGAAGCGGCTCGAGCATGCGCTCGTCAACGGCATCACCGAGTTCATCGAGGCGGATACGGAAGAGGCGCGGCTTGCCGCCGAGCGCCCGCTGCACGTCATCGAAGGACCGCTGATGGCCGGCATGAACGTGGTCGGCGACCTCTTCGGCGCGGGCAAGATGTTCCTGCCGCAGGTGGTCAAGTCGGCGCGCGTCATGAAGCAGGCGGTCGCCGTGCTCCTGCCCTACATGGAGGCGGAAAAGCTTGCGAATGGCGGCGAGGGCACCCGCGCGAGTGCCGGCAAGATCCTGATGGCGACCGTCAAGGGCGACGTGCACGATATCGGCAAGAACATCGTCGGCGTCGTGCTCGCCTGCAACAATTACGAGATCATCGACCTCGGCGTGATGGTGCCCTCGGCGAAGATCCTCGAGGTGGCGCGGCAGGAAAAGGTCGATGCGATCGGGCTTTCCGGGCTCATTACCCCGTCGCTCGACGAGATGGTGCATGTCGCCTCCGAACTCGAGCGCGAAGGCTTCGACATTCCTCTGCTGATCGGCGGAGCGACGACCAGCCGCGTGCATACGGCGGTCAAGATCAACCCGCGCTACGGCCTCGGCCAGACCGTCTATGTCACCGATGCCAGCCGCGCCGTCGGCGTCGTGTCGAGTCTGCTCTCGCCGGAGGCGAGGGACGGCTACAAGGAGACGGTCCGCGCCGAGTATCTGAAGGTTGCCGATGCACATGCGCGCAACGAGGCGGAAAAGCGCCGCCTGCCGCTCTCGCAGGCCCGCGCCAATGCGTCGAAACTCGACTGGGACGCGTATCGGCCGAAGACACCCTCGTTCCTCGGCACGCGCGTCTTCGAGAGCTGGGATCTGGCGGAGCTTGCCCGCTATATCGACTGGACGCCCTTCTTCCAGACCTGGGAGTTGAAGGGCGTCTATCCGCGCATTCTCGACGACGAGCATCAGGGTCCGGCCGCACGGCAGCTCTTCGCCGACGCACAGGCGATGCTCGAGAAGATCATCGCGGAAAAGTGGTTCGCGCCGAAGGCGGTGGTCGGTTTCTGGCCAGCCGGCAGCGCCGGCGACGACATCCGCCTCTTCACCGACGAGAGGCGCGAGCGCGAGCTTGCCACCTTCTTCACGCTCCGCCAGCAATTGGCGAAGCGCGACGGCCGGCCAAATGTCGCGCTCGCCGATTTCGTCGCTCCGGTCGAGAGCGGCAGGCGCGACTATCTCGGCGGCTTCGTGGTGACGGCCGGCATCGAGGAAGTGGCGATCGCCGAGCGCTTCGAGCGCGCCAACGACGATTACTCCTCGATCCTCGTCAAGGCGCTTGCCGACCGCTTTGCCGAGGCCTTTGCCGAGCGCATGCACGAATATGTCCGCAAGGAGCTGTGGGGCTATGCGCCGGACGAATCCTTCACCCCACAGGAACTGATCGCCGAGCCCTATACGGGGATCCGCCCGGCGCCGGGCTATCCGGCACAGCCGGACCACACCGAAAAGGAAACGCTCTTCCGGCTGCTCGATGCGGAGGCGGCGATCGGCGTCAGGCTGACGGAGAACTACGCCATGTGGCCGGGCTCCTCCGTCTCGGGTCTCTATGTCGGCCATCCGGACGCCTACTATTTCGGCGTCGCCAAGATCGAACGCGACCAGGTCGAGGATTACGCAACTCGCAAGCGGATGGGGGTTCGCGAGGTCGAGCGCTGGCTCTCGCCGATCCTCAACTATGTGCCGATGCGGGAGACGCAAGCGGCCGAGTAGGCCGCTACCGGTTTGCCGCGACGATCATCGCGGCTGCCTTTTCGGCGATCATGATGGTCGGCGATTGGTGTTGCCGGAGGTGATCTCTCGCGGCTGGCCCGCGCGCGCTTCGTCACGCCGTCATGCTGGAACTCGACGCCGGCGACACGCGCCCCTTCGAGGATCAGCTTGCGGACATGCGCCTTGGTCAGGATCGTCAGGTTGCGCCGCTGCCTGGCGGGCTTCAGAAAGGCCTTGGCGGTGTTCCAGCGGATGCCGGAGCGCTGGTTGACGTCGAAATAGCCGGAACCTTCATTGGTGCCGCGGTTGAAATCGTCGGTTTCCGGAATGCCTGCCTCGGTTGCCGCCTTCTGGAAGGCGTCGAGCACCGCCCAGCGGACGCGCGCCTTCTCGACCCGCCACTCGCCGCCGGCGCCGTGCATGTCGTCGGCACCGCGATAGTGATCCTCGGATTTTTTGAAGAAGGGCAGCACCTCGTCCCAGTTCCAGCCGGTGCAGCCGAGCTGGCGCCACAGGTCGTAGTCGCGCGCCTGGCCGCGCATGTAGATCATGCCGTTGATCGACGAGCAGCCGCCGAGCACCTTGCCGCGCGGATAGAAGAGCGACCGGCCGTTGAGGCCCTCCTCGGCGGCGGTGGTGAAACACCAGTCGGTGCGCGGATTGTTGATGCAATAGAGATAGCCGACCGGAATGTGGATCCAGTGATAATTGTCGCTGCCGCCCGCCTCGAGCAGCAGGACGCGATGCGCTGGGTTCTCCGAAAGACGGTTGGCGAGAACGCAGCCGGCGCTCCCCGCTCCGACGACGATATAGTCGAACGTTTCCATTGGCTTTCTCTGATGTCGGGTCCCGACCGTGGCGGACCGATCTGTCTATTTGTGCCGGTGCTCGAAGCCGAGCCTGCGGCCGAGGCGCGAATTGTAGAACTCGCCGACGATGCCGCGGCGGAACAAGAGGACGCAGACCATGAAGACGACGCCGGTAATGATCGTCACCGGAAATTCCGAGGTCGCCAGGTAGTTCTGCAGCGTCACCACGAGTGCTGCGCCGAACAGCGGTCCGATCAGCGTTCCGATGCCGCCGAGCAGCGTCATCAGGATCACCTCGCCCGACATCTGCCAGCCGACATCGGTCAGCGTCGCGAACTGGAAGACCAGCGCCTTCAAGCCCCCGGCCAGGCCGGTCAATGCGGCCGACATGACGAAGGCGCCGAGCTTGTAGTTCCTCACCGAATAGCCGAGTGAGATCGCCCGCGTCTCGTTTTCCCGGATCGACTTCAGGATCATGCCGAAGGGCGAATTGATGATCCGCCAGATGATGGCGATGCCGATGACGAAGACGGCCAGCACGAAGTAATACATGTTCGAGGACTGCGAGAGGTCGATGAAGCCGAACAGATGGCCGCGCGGCACCGACTGGATGCCATCCTCGCCATGCGTGAACTCGGCCTGCAGGCAGAAAAAATAGAACATCTGCGCCAGCGCCAGCGTGATCATCGCGAAATAGATGCCCTGGCGGCGGATGGCGAAGAAGCCGATGACCGCGCCGAGCAGGGCGGCGCCGGCGACACCGGCGAGAAGCCCGAACTCGACCGGCAGGCCCCATTCCTTGACGGCATGCGCGGTGAAATAGGCGGCGCCGCCGAAGAAGGCCGCATGGCCGAAGGATAGCAGCCCGGTATAGCCGAGCAGCAGATTGAAGGCGCAGGCAAAGAGGGCGAAGCAGAGGATCTTCATCAGGAAGACGGGGTAGAAAAACAGCGGGGCAACCAGGAGAAAGGCGAGACCCGCCCCAAGAAACACCGTCTGGGCGACGACCGGTGTGCGTTCCTTCTGGTTCTGAAGTTCGAGTGTCAGCGTCATATCAAGCATCCCGGCCGAAGAGGCCGGCAGGCCTCAGCAGGAGAACGATGGCCATGATCACGAAGATCACGATGTTGGAGGCCTCCGGATAGAAGACCTTGGTCAGGCCCTCGGCGACGCCGAGCAGGTAGCCGGTGACGATCGCCCCCATGATCGAACCCATGCCGCCGACCACCACCACGGCGAAGACGACGATGATGATGTTCGATCCCATCAGCGGCGAGACCTGGTAGATCGGTGCGGCGAGCACGCCGGCAAGCGCGGCAAGTGCGGCGCCGAGGCCATAGGTCAGCGTCAGCAGGAACGGCACGTTGATGCCGAAGGATTGCACCAGCACCGGGTTTTCGGTGGCGGCGCGCAGATACGAGCCGAGCTTGGTCTTCTCGATGACGAGCCAGGTACCAATGCAGATGAACAGCGAGAAGACGACCGCCCAGCCGCGATAGATGGGCAGGAACATGAAGCCGAGATTGGCGCCGCCGGTCAAAAGCGCCGGCGTCGCATAGGGCTGTCCGGAAGCGCCGTAAAAATAGCGGAAGGTGCCTTCGACCGTCAGCGCCAGGCCGAAGGTGAACAGCAGGCCGTAGAGCGGGTCCAGCGAATAGAGCCGCCTCAGCATGGTGCGCTCGATGGCGGCCCCGATGAGACCGACGAGAAGCGGCGCCAGGATCAGCGCCGGCCAGTAGCCGATGCCGAAATGCGCGAGCAGCAGCCAGGCGATGAAGGCGCCGAGCATGTATTGCGCGCCGTGGGCGAAATTGATGACGCGCAACAGGCCGAAGATGATGGCAAGGCCGAGGCTCAAAAGCGCATAGAAGGAGCCGTTGATGAGGCCGATCAGCAACTGTCCGAGAAAGGCCTGGAGCGGAATTCCGAAGATCGTCGTCATCACTTACACCCCGAGCACGTCGTGCAGCATGTCCATGCGCGCGGCAAGCTCCGAGACCGGAAACTCGCCCGCGACCTTGCCATGATCCATGAGATAGAAGCGATCGGCGACCTTGCTGGCGAAGCGGAAGTTCTGTTCGACCAGCAGAACCGTCATGCCGCGCTCCTTGAGTGTCTTCAGCACCTCGCCGATGCGCTGGACAATGACCGGGGCGAGGCCTTCGGTCGGCTCGTCGAGCAGCATCATCCTGGCGCCGGTGCGCAGGATGCGGGCGATCGCCAGCATCTGCTGTTCGCCGCCGGAGAGTTTCGTTCCCTGGCTGTTGCGGCGTTCGTGGAGATTGGGAAAGAGCTCGAAAATCTCGTCGATCGTCATGCCGCCTGCAGCGACGGCCGGCGGCAGCAACAGGTTCTCGTAGACGGAGAGCGTCGAGAAGATGCCGCGCTCCTCGGGAATGAAGCCGAGGCCGCGATGGGCAACGCGATGGAGCGGCACGCGCATCAGGTCCTCGCCGGCAAAGGTGATCTCGCCCTTGCGCTCGCGGACGATACCCATGATGGCGCGCAGCGTCGTCGTCTTGCCGACGCCGTTGCGGCCGAGCAGCGTTACCATCTCGCCCTCGCCGACGACCATGTCGACACCATGGAGAATGTGGCTCTCGCCGTACCAGGCATTGAGGCCGGAGACCTTGAGCAGCGGTTTCATCTAGAGGCCTCCTCCGTGCCCATGTAGGCGGTGCGCACCCGCGGATCCTCCGACACGGTGGCATAGTCGCCCTCGGCCAGAATTTCGCCGCGCTGCAGCACGGTGACGTGATGGCAGAGCGTGGCGACGACGGAGAGATTGTGCTCGACCATCAGCACGGCGCGCTCGCGCGCCACCTCGCGGATGATCTCGGCGACCATGCCGACATCCTCGTGGCCCATGCCGGCCATCGGCTCGTCGAGCAGCAGCACTTTCGGATCGAGCGCCAGCGTGGTGGCGATCTCGAGGACGCGCTTGCGGCCGTAGGAGAGATCGGCCGCCAAGGCGTTGCGCTCCTTGTCGAGGCCCACCGAGCGGATCAACTGCTCGGCCTTGCCGTTCAGGGCGTCGAGCGCCGACAGCGGCTTCCAGAACTGCGTCGCAAGCCGGTTCGGCCGCTGCAGGGCGACGCGGACATTGTCGATGACCGTCAGGTGCGGGAACACCGCCGAGATCTGGAAGGAGCGCACCAGGCCCAGGCGGGCGACCTTGTCCGGCGCGGTGTTGGTGATGTCCTGGCCGAGCAGCGTGATCGTCCCGCGGGTCGGCTGCAGGAACTTGGTCAACAGGTTGAAGACGGTCGTCTTGCCGGCCCCGTTCGGACCGATCAGCGCATGCACGCGGGCATGGTGGACATCGAGGTCGACGTCCTTGACGGCCGTGAAGCCGCCGAAGTCACGGCGGAGACCGCGGGCGGACAGAACCACCCGCGGTGCTCCATTCTCCAAGGGCGCGGCGACGCTCATTCGTCGGCGCCGGTCAGGATTTCACGAGTTCGCAGCCGCTCTGGGCCGGATCGATGAAGGCCTCCTTGCCGGGAATGGTCGCCAGAACCTTGAAATAGTCCCAGGGCTCCTTGCTTTCGTCCGGCTTCTTGACCTCGAGCAGGTACATGTCGTGGATCATGCGGCCGTTCGGCGCCACCGTCCCATTTTCGGCAAAGACGTCGCTGACGGGCATCGCATGCAGTTCCTTGGAAACAGCGTCCGCATCGTCGCTGCCGGCCTTCTCGATCGCCTTCAGATATTGCGTGACGGCCGAATAGGTGCCGGCATGAACCATGTTCGGCATCTTGCCGGTGCGCTCCATGAAGCGCTTGCCGAACTTGGCGCTCTCCTCGTTGCGATTCCAGTAGAAGCCCTCGGTCAGCGTCAGGCCTTGCGCCGCCTCGAGCCCGAGACCATGCACCTCGGCGAGCGTGAAGAGCAGGGCCGCCAGGCGCTGGCCGCCCTGGACGATACCGAACTCGGCCGCCTGCTTGATGGCGTTCGAGGTGTCGAGGCCGGCATTGGCAAGTCCAATCACCTTGGCGCCGGAGGATTGCGCCTGCAGCAGGAAGGACGAGAAGTCGGTGGTGGCGAGCGGATGGCGCACCGCGCCGACCACCTTGCCGCCGTTTTCCTTGACGTAGTTGCTGGTGTTCTCCTCCAGCGAATAGCCGAAGGCGTAGTCGGCGGTCAGGAAGAACCAGCTGTCGCCGCCCTGCTTGACCAGCGCGCCGCCGGTACCGACGGCGAGCGAATGCGTGTCGTAGGCCCAGTGGAAGCCATAGGGGCTGCATTGCTTGCCGGTAAGCTCCGTCGTCGCCGCTCCGGTGACGATGTCGATCCTCTTCTTCTCCTTCGAGATCGCCTGGACGGCGAGCGCCACCGAAGAGGTGGTGAGCTCCATGATGCTGTCGACCTGTTCGGTGTCGTACCATTGCCGGGCGATGTTGGAGGCGATGTCGGGCTTGTTCTGGTGGTCGGCGGTCACCACCTCGACCGGTACGCCCAGCACCTTGCCGCCGTAGTCCTCGACCGCCATCAGCGCCGCCTCATAGGAAAACTTGCCGCCGAAATCGGCATAGACGCCGGACTGGTCGTTCAGAATGCCGATCTTGACCTTGCCGTCGGATGCATCGGCAAGGGCAGCGGTGCTGCTGGCAAGCAGAATTGCAAGCGCAGCGATCAGTTTCTTGTTCATGTGTCCTCCTCCCAAAGGATGTTCAGGGCGATGCGGGGCCGTCATGCGCAAACACATAGGGCCCGGCCGCTGCCTTTCGAGGCCCCGGCCGTTTCCTTGCGTCGCTCTGTTCAAATTTGGCCAGACATGCTCCTCAGATGTCGGCACGGCGCCTACCATCGGGAAAATTTCGCTTGGAAGCAAGCGGCCGAAACCGTAAATTGCAAACAGCATCTGTTCATTTTTGAACAGAGAGGAGAGGCATGAACCCGAATTTCACCTGGGACGACCTGCAGTTCTTTCTGGCGGTGGCGCGCACCGGCCAGCTTTCCACCGCGGCGCGGCGGCTCAGAACCAGCCATGCCACCGTTTCCCGCCGCATCGACCGGCTGGAATTTGCCCTCAAGGTCAAGCTCTTCGAGCGCAATCCGCGCGGCTACGTGCTGACGGCGATGGGTCAGCGCTTCGTCGAGACGGCCGAGCGGATCGAGCGGGAAACCGAGCAGCTCCAGTTCGACATCAGCGACGGCATGACCGCCCAGCGCGGTGTCGTGCGGCTGAGCACGCTCGAGGGGTTCGGCAATTTCTTTCTTTCCGACCGGCTTGCCGAATTCGCCGGCCGCTATCCGAACATCTCGCTGGAGCTCGTGGCGATCCAGCAGATCATGTCCTTGTCGCGCAAGGAGGCGGATATCGCCGTGGCGCTCGCCGCGCCCAAGGCTGGACCGTACCATTCCGAGGTGCTCACCCCCTATACCTTGCATGTCTACGGCGCACGAAGCTATTTGGCCCGGCACTCCAAGATCCGCACGCGCAATGATCTGAGCTCGCACCGCTTCGTCGGTTACATCGAGGACATGATCTTCACGCCGGGGCTCGACTATCTCGGCGAAATCCAGCCGGGCCTGCGCGCCCATTTCCAGAGCTCCAGCATCCTGACGCAGCTGAAGGCGGCGCGTCAGGGGCTTGGCCTTTGCGTGCTGCCCTATTTCATGGCGAAGGACGAAACCAATCTGGAGATCGTGCTGCCGGAGGAGATCGAACTGAAGCGCACCTATTGGCTGATCTGCCACCGCGACCAGATGGCGATGCCGCGGGTGAGAGCGGTGCGCGATTTCCTGGTCGAAGCGGTCAAGGAGAACCGCGGCTCCTTCCTCAGAGACGGTTTGCCGACGATTGGCCAGAAGCGCCCGCTCGAAGAGCGATGAATTGCAAGCGCGGCCAGATGACCCTCAAAGCTCGGTAGAAATAATGTTGTCGACGGCGATCCGACCGGCAATCACGCCGCGATCCGAGCCCGGCGGTGCCGGCCCCTCCTCTATCACCGTATAGAGCCTTTCGCTGCGGAAGGCGCTCGCCATATCGGTGGTCACGCCTTCTGCCGGCTTTGCGTCGATCTCGCGGAAATCGAGCTCAGCCTCCGAGGCGACGATCCGGGCGTCACCGCTGGAACGCGCGACGACAACCACCTCCCCCTGGTACCTGGCGTTCTGCCAGTTCGGGTCCTGCGGCTCGGCCAGCGGCGTCAACCGGTAAATCTTCAATACGTCCTGCATGGGCTTCCTCGATGGGTCATTCCGACTGGTCGATCGCATGCGGTGCCGGCTGACCCTCTTCGGCCGGACCGTCGAACGGAAAGATCGTCCAGAGCACCGCAACCAGCACCAGGACGACGATCACGGCTGCGGTCACGGTTTTCGACATCGTACCTTCCCGGCAATTGTTGTGAATCGATTCACAAAACCTACGGTTTTGCCGCTTCCACTATCAATCGCCGGAGATTGGAATTGTTCCCAGGCCCTTCGCTCCGGTCCTGCACCTTCTCGCTGCAGCCGGTGGGAGGCGGCTCGGCCCGCTTGGCAAAATCGGGAACAAAGTGCCCGCCTCCGCTTTCCTCCCTAGACAAGGAAGGAAGGATATGATGGCACGCAACAGCTCCAACGAGCCGGCCCGCAGAGACCCGGCTCCGCCTCCCGAAAAGGAGGTGCCGGTCCATACGCCGAAGAGCATGCAAGTACGGCCGGTCGTGCAAGGCCGCGTACCTCCGGTGCGCAGCCGAGACGAGCAGAACGTCGACCCGGACGAGGCGCTTCCGAACGACGAAGAGGAGCAGTCGATCTCCGACAACCTGTCACGCGAGGAAGTGCGCTTTGGCGACGTGAAAACGCCGAAGCCTGACTGACTCCGGGCGACGCCGGAGCGTCCGCCGTGCAAGCCGGTTGTTGCGGCAGAAAGGAGCAAGCATGTCCAAGATCCCCGCGACGGCAAGCAACCCGGCACAGGTGCGCGGGGACATCCAGCAGGGACGGACCGGCGACAAGAAGCCGGGCTTCGACCCGGCGGCGGCACCGCTTGAGACCGACGGCGAGGCGGCTGGAACTCCGCTCGATCCCGAGGCGACGCGACAGGCGAGGGCAGCGCAGCTGCAAGACAAGCCAGTTGAGGTCGCGACCGAGTTCGGCGATGCGATGCGCCCCTTTGACGCTGCGCAATCCGCTCAGTCGTCGAGGCCGCGGCTCGGACTGTCGCTGCTGATCTCCGGCGTCGTGCTCACGGCAACCTTTCTCGTCTACGCCGTCGCCGCTGGCTGGATATGACGCCGACCGACGGCAGTCGCCCGGGGGATGTCGCTCGGGCGCAGATTGAATCGCTCAGTCGAAGATCGCCCCTTTTGCACCTTCGTATTCACGCGCCAGGCTCTCTATGGCAGCCGACGCCTCTTTGAAGCTCCAGCCGGCCTCTTCGGCCCTGTGCGCCAGAGCGACCAGATCTCCGGTCATGTCTCCGCCAATGGCCGCAACGATGCTCTCCTGGGACACTGCAGCGAGGTCCGCGACGGCCGGCCTCAGGGCGGCGATGCAGTCTGCCTGCCGACCGGAATAGTCGGCGTCCCGTTGCGGCCGGGAAATCGCCTGTGATTCCTCCATGTCTCTCTCCTTCGAAGTGGATCCCTCTACGCCGCGCGCGCGTGGAGGGAATAATGGTCGGATTGCGAGAATTGTTCCTGCGGCGATGACCCCGCCGCTATTTAATCACCGCCGACCGCACGAGAGGGGCGGCAATGTGGCCGATCGAGCCGGCGTCGCTTTTCAGGTTCCGGAACAATTTTCCGCGTCGCGAATTACTTAGGTATCGCTCCACAAATGGGGAGCGACAATCAAGTCCCCCACCTTCGCTGTAAGGCAGTGTCCGCGTCCCGCGGGCACTGCTGGCGAGCACCTTGCGGCGATCCGCTGCCAATCTCTCGTATCGGCACCCTCGACAGGGCCAATGCTACGACGCACTGGAAAACGGGGATGCCCGAGCACGTCAGGCGCGATGCCCAGCAATGAAGAGCGGCCCGGAAGGGAACCGCGAGTCCTCGGGCTTATCCCCGCCTCTCGCACAGGATGCCGGGATCCTCCTCCCCTTTCGAGACATCGAAGAGCGTCGCCTCATCACCCTCGGTCCACCAGATGTAGCGGTCGCCCGCATATCTTGCCCCCGACCCGGAAAGCACGCCCGACGCGACGATAAAGTGGCCGCCGGTCGAGAAGGTGACGAGTGAGACGGAGCCGGCATTGATGTATTCGGCTTCGACCGTCTCCCCACCGCAATCGTAACGAACCCTCTGCCGATCGGCCGCGCCGGCGCCGGGAATTCGCAGCGTCAGCTCGGCCATCCCGGAGGAGGCCGACTCCGCCGAAACAAGGCGCATGACGGGCGCGCCATTCGACCCTGTCAGAGTGAGTCGCCTGCCATCCACTTTCCAGCTGACCTCGTTTTTCAGCGTGTCTAGAAACTTCTGCTCCTGCTCCATGATGGCGGGGGCGCACAAGGTGCGCGCCGCGGCGGTGGGGCCGAAGGTGATCGTTCTCTCCGAGAGGCTGAAGACGCCGGTGAACATGTTGCAGCCGCCCATCCCGCCATAGGTACCGTCCTCGTGAATGTCGAGCACCGTCTCCAGATCGTCGATGACCCCGCCGCCGCCGATGTCCTCGGCGAGCCAGGAACCGATCAGTTCCTGCGGCACGTTTTCGGCGGCGACCGATTGCATGGAGGCGAGCTCGATCATCACGCAGGCACAGGACGCGGCTGTCAGGGCTTTGAGCATCGGGAACTCCTTACGCAAATCGGCGCGGCTTTGCCGCCACATCGATTCTTACTCCAGCGGTGCCGCATAGAGAAGAGCGGCCGCTTCTTCGCTTGTTGCCGGCGGGTTTCGGCTGTAGAGCCTATCTAAATCGTTCGAACGAGAAGAATACGGGATTTGGCAATGGCATCCGGCGACGAGAGCAAGCGCCGTCTGACGATACTGGGCTCCACCGGGTCGATCGGAACCAACACGCTCGACGTCGTCGAGCGGCTCGGCGGGCGCAACCGTTTCGAAATCGCTGCCCTGACGGGCAATGGCAACATACCGCTCCTCGCCGACCAGGCGCGGCGGATGGGTGCGGAACTGGCCGTAACCGCCGACGAACACCGCTACGGCGAACTCAAGGATGCGCTTGGCGGCAGCGGCATCGAAGTGGCCGCCGGGCGGAGCGGCCTGATCGAGGCGGCCGAACGGGATGCCGGCTGGCTGATGGCGGCGATCGTCGGCAATGCGGGGCTCGGCCCCACGCTTGCGGCTGCCCGTCGCGGCGCCGATATAGCGCTTGCCAACAAGGAATGTCTCGTCTCCGCCGGCAGCCTGTTCATCGAGGCGGTCGCCAAGGGCGGAGGCCGGCTGCTGCCGGTCGACAGCGAGCACAATGCGATCTTCCAGGTCCTGGAGAACGACCAGCGTCACGCCGTCGAGCGCATCATCCTGACCGCGTCGGGCGGCCCGTTCCGCACCAAGTCGCTCGAGGAGATGCGGCATGTGACGGCCGACATAGCGCGCGCCCATCCGAACTGGTCGATGGGCCTGAAAATCTCGATCGACAGCGCTTCGATGTTCAACAAGGCACTGGAAATGATCGAGGCGCGCCATCTCTTTCGCCTGCGCCCCGACCAGATCGAGGTGATCGTCCATCCGCA
This DNA window, taken from Sinorhizobium fredii NGR234, encodes the following:
- a CDS encoding META domain-containing protein, encoding MLKALTAASCACVMIELASMQSVAAENVPQELIGSWLAEDIGGGGVIDDLETVLDIHEDGTYGGMGGCNMFTGVFSLSERTITFGPTAAARTLCAPAIMEQEQKFLDTLKNEVSWKVDGRRLTLTGSNGAPVMRLVSAESASSGMAELTLRIPGAGAADRQRVRYDCGGETVEAEYINAGSVSLVTFSTGGHFIVASGVLSGSGARYAGDRYIWWTEGDEATLFDVSKGEEDPGILCERRG
- the dxr gene encoding 1-deoxy-D-xylulose-5-phosphate reductoisomerase — its product is MASGDESKRRLTILGSTGSIGTNTLDVVERLGGRNRFEIAALTGNGNIPLLADQARRMGAELAVTADEHRYGELKDALGGSGIEVAAGRSGLIEAAERDAGWLMAAIVGNAGLGPTLAAARRGADIALANKECLVSAGSLFIEAVAKGGGRLLPVDSEHNAIFQVLENDQRHAVERIILTASGGPFRTKSLEEMRHVTADIARAHPNWSMGLKISIDSASMFNKALEMIEARHLFRLRPDQIEVIVHPQSVIHSMVGYSDGSVLAQLGCPDMRTAIGYALTYPKRCDLPIERLDFAKLARLDFEAPDEARFPALRLARRAMQAGGIQGAVLNGAKETALEAFIKGRIGFLAMAEIVEKVMDRLSDLPAAVTMDDVFAADEKARLTAAGLIQ